The Acidobacteriota bacterium genome has a segment encoding these proteins:
- a CDS encoding aldehyde dehydrogenase family protein, whose translation MSEQKIPEITYATVGLADEAFHSQFEQAAEDVLKTFGKHHPHYIRGKEIKSEEEFASTSPCDTSLVLGYFQKGGAKEARRALNAARAAFPKWRATPYRKRADIMRRAADIVTQRAHEIAAVLSYETGKNRLEAFGEVGETTALMRYYAKQVEDAQGFVHRMGSDTEDVVSVLRPYGVWAVISPFNFPIALAAGMSTGVLVTGNTAVFKPSSDVPLSGLYLYQAFREAGVPPAAFNFLTGPGKDVERVILKNVDGIAFTGSLEAGLRLYNKFSKDYPRPCVTEMGGKNPAIVMESADLEAAAEGAMRSAFGLTNQKCSACSRVYVHRSVEKEFLEKLLEKTRNVKVGDTIKRETFMGPVINAKARDNFAGYVETLKRDGKIVHGGGLLKDPPYDKGYFVQPTVVTDVPLDHELFFHEMFVPIVMVGVVDSLKQAVKLSNEAKYGLTAGLFTRDEKDIEYFFDNIQTGTVYVNRRAGATTGAWPGVQSFVGWKGSGSTGKGGCGPYYVQQFLREHSRTIAKG comes from the coding sequence ATGAGCGAACAAAAAATTCCCGAAATAACCTACGCCACGGTCGGCCTGGCCGACGAGGCGTTTCACAGCCAATTCGAGCAAGCCGCCGAGGACGTTCTGAAAACGTTCGGCAAGCACCACCCGCACTACATCCGGGGCAAGGAGATAAAAAGCGAGGAGGAGTTTGCGAGCACCTCGCCCTGCGACACCAGCTTGGTGCTGGGCTATTTTCAAAAGGGCGGAGCCAAGGAGGCGCGCCGCGCGCTGAACGCGGCGAGAGCGGCCTTTCCCAAGTGGCGCGCGACGCCCTACCGGAAGCGAGCCGACATCATGCGCCGGGCGGCGGACATAGTCACGCAGCGCGCCCACGAGATCGCGGCCGTGTTGTCGTACGAGACGGGGAAAAACCGCCTGGAGGCGTTCGGCGAGGTGGGCGAGACGACCGCGCTGATGCGCTATTACGCCAAGCAGGTCGAGGATGCCCAGGGATTCGTTCACAGGATGGGAAGCGATACCGAGGACGTCGTAAGCGTCCTCCGGCCCTACGGCGTGTGGGCCGTCATCTCCCCGTTCAACTTTCCGATCGCCCTCGCCGCGGGGATGAGCACGGGCGTCCTCGTGACCGGAAACACTGCCGTCTTCAAACCTTCCTCCGACGTGCCGCTGAGCGGGCTTTACCTCTACCAGGCGTTCCGCGAAGCGGGAGTGCCGCCCGCGGCCTTCAATTTCCTCACCGGCCCCGGCAAGGACGTGGAAAGGGTGATCTTGAAAAACGTGGACGGCATCGCCTTCACCGGCTCGCTGGAGGCCGGGTTGAGGCTTTACAACAAGTTCAGCAAGGATTATCCGCGCCCCTGCGTCACCGAGATGGGGGGTAAGAACCCCGCCATCGTCATGGAGTCGGCCGACCTGGAAGCGGCCGCCGAAGGCGCGATGCGCTCGGCGTTCGGCCTCACGAACCAAAAGTGCAGCGCCTGCTCGCGCGTATACGTGCACCGGAGCGTCGAGAAGGAGTTTTTGGAGAAACTTCTGGAAAAAACGCGCAACGTAAAAGTCGGCGACACTATCAAGCGCGAAACGTTCATGGGCCCGGTCATCAACGCCAAGGCCCGCGACAATTTCGCCGGCTACGTCGAGACGCTCAAGCGCGACGGGAAAATCGTCCACGGGGGCGGGCTGCTGAAGGATCCGCCCTACGACAAGGGCTACTTCGTCCAGCCGACCGTCGTCACGGACGTGCCGCTCGACCACGAGCTCTTTTTCCACGAGATGTTCGTGCCCATCGTCATGGTGGGCGTCGTGGACTCCCTCAAGCAGGCCGTCAAGCTCTCGAACGAGGCGAAGTACGGCCTTACGGCCGGCCTCTTCACCCGGGACGAAAAAGACATCGAATACTTCTTCGACAACATCCAGACGGGCACCGTTTACGTCAACCGCCGCGCGGGCGCGACGACGGGCGCCTGGCCGGGCGTGCAGTCTTTCGTCGGCTGGAAGGGAAGCGGCTCCACCGGAAAGGGAGGCTGCGGCCCTTATTACGTCCAGCAGTTCCTGAGAGAGCATAGCCGGACCATCGCGAAGGGCTAG
- a CDS encoding aminomethyltransferase family protein, translating into MGIGTPFHSRTSALCKSLNWREWAGCFTACSYEVLHEPEYFAIRHSAALIDVSPLFKYKVRGRDAARFVDRVATRDFTKCAVGQVFYTPWCDDEGKTVDDGTVQRLDENVFRIAAAEPNLRWFHMNAAGLDVELEDESRDVAAAALQGPTSRDILKRVSDADLDSLKFFRVTRAAMDGIPVEISRTGYTGDLGYEIWVPAKDAERVWDVLMDAGEAYGIRPAGILALDVARIEAGLIQIDVDYTSSLRALIPSQKYSPFELGLDWTVKLDKGADFVGRRALLEEKRKGPPRRLVGLAVDWDEFESLHEAMGLPPQVPSAAWRVSKPLYAGGRQVGRATSGTWSPMLKKYIAFGIVESRCAPLGGRLKMDISVEHQTRQVTVTVVRTLFFDPPRKRA; encoded by the coding sequence ATGGGAATCGGAACCCCCTTTCACTCTCGAACATCGGCGCTCTGCAAAAGCCTGAACTGGCGTGAGTGGGCCGGCTGTTTCACCGCGTGCTCTTATGAAGTTCTGCATGAGCCGGAGTATTTCGCCATCCGCCACTCGGCGGCCCTTATCGACGTCTCGCCGCTTTTCAAATACAAGGTTCGGGGCCGCGACGCCGCGCGGTTCGTCGACCGCGTCGCCACGAGGGATTTTACGAAGTGCGCCGTCGGGCAGGTGTTTTACACCCCCTGGTGCGACGACGAGGGGAAGACGGTGGACGACGGAACCGTGCAGCGCCTCGACGAGAACGTCTTTCGCATCGCGGCGGCGGAGCCCAACCTGCGGTGGTTCCACATGAACGCCGCCGGCCTGGACGTCGAGCTGGAGGACGAAAGCCGCGACGTGGCCGCCGCCGCGCTTCAGGGGCCCACGTCGCGCGACATCCTGAAGAGAGTCTCCGACGCCGACCTGGACTCCTTGAAATTTTTCCGCGTCACCCGCGCCGCGATGGACGGCATCCCCGTCGAAATCTCGCGCACGGGTTACACGGGCGACCTCGGCTACGAAATCTGGGTGCCGGCGAAAGACGCCGAGCGGGTGTGGGACGTCCTGATGGACGCGGGAGAGGCGTACGGCATCCGGCCCGCCGGCATACTGGCGCTCGACGTGGCCCGCATCGAAGCGGGCCTCATCCAGATCGACGTGGATTACACGAGCTCCCTGCGGGCGCTGATTCCCTCGCAGAAATATTCTCCGTTCGAGCTCGGCCTCGATTGGACGGTCAAGCTCGACAAGGGGGCCGACTTCGTCGGCCGCCGGGCGCTCCTCGAAGAAAAGCGCAAGGGGCCGCCGCGGCGGCTTGTCGGCCTCGCGGTCGACTGGGACGAATTCGAGAGCCTTCACGAGGCCATGGGGCTTCCGCCGCAGGTGCCGAGCGCGGCCTGGAGGGTAAGCAAGCCGCTTTACGCGGGCGGGCGGCAGGTCGGCAGGGCGACGAGTGGAACGTGGTCGCCGATGCTTAAGAAATACATCGCCTTCGGCATCGTGGAATCCCGCTGCGCCCCGCTCGGCGGCAGGCTCAAGATGGACATCAGCGTGGAGCACCAGACCCGGCAGGTGACGGTGACGGTGGTCAGGACGCTGTTCTTCGACCCTCCCCGCAAGCGCGCGTAG
- a CDS encoding molybdopterin-dependent oxidoreductase: MAQTPRSRIEEDVWIPTCCGQCYCMCGVKVRRQNGVVTEIAGNPDAPSGRGHICVKGLASPHLLYDPYRVNYPLKRTNPEKGLGVDPKWERISWEEALDTIVKKLRECRERDPRGAFFQATTTQASEIRFGVIGFMKAFGTPNYWVSGGGLHCGNGAHFMNGIMHAAWSIIPDFAHCNYALNFGCSKGHGAGHTAVQNATQAADARFRGCKTVVFDPFQSAQASKAHEWVPIRAGTDGALALGLINSLLNEHGIYDAEYLMYKTNAPYLIRPSDGRYMRDRETDKPLVWDRVDDRPKVHDDECVTRVEYEDEALEVALTGTFRVDGADCRPAFDLLKEHVRKYTPEYVEKITWVPAATVSRIAREFGEAAEIGSSVTIETAEGPKRIPKRPAATHFFRGSQGHVNSGWTCLSIDMVNHIVGAADTYGSAMGLGAAVCSGYDPTGKPKQIPYPCDDGMMICGAWVYDHLPYPLHEPKPPQRLDLHDMYPTSIYNAITIMSPKWFDLLEQFKVPYRPKLMINFGSNSVMTMGNAEIVTENFLKKFEFVFSFQLYVTEFEEAVADIVLPDACYLERHTPAVSFPSTFSHPQGEDDWGWTIRQPVVDPLFERRDFN, encoded by the coding sequence ATGGCCCAAACACCCCGGAGCCGTATCGAGGAGGATGTCTGGATTCCGACCTGTTGCGGGCAGTGCTACTGCATGTGCGGGGTCAAGGTCCGCCGCCAGAACGGCGTGGTGACGGAGATCGCCGGGAACCCCGATGCCCCGAGCGGCCGGGGCCATATCTGCGTCAAGGGACTCGCCTCGCCGCACCTGCTCTACGACCCGTACCGGGTGAACTACCCCCTCAAGCGCACCAATCCGGAAAAGGGGCTCGGGGTCGATCCGAAGTGGGAGCGGATCTCCTGGGAGGAGGCGCTCGACACCATCGTGAAAAAACTTCGGGAGTGCCGGGAGCGGGACCCGCGCGGGGCCTTCTTCCAGGCCACCACCACCCAGGCCTCGGAGATACGTTTCGGTGTCATCGGCTTCATGAAGGCGTTCGGGACGCCCAACTACTGGGTTTCCGGCGGCGGGCTGCACTGCGGCAACGGCGCCCACTTCATGAACGGCATCATGCACGCGGCGTGGTCGATCATCCCCGACTTCGCCCACTGCAACTACGCGTTGAACTTCGGATGCTCCAAGGGACACGGAGCCGGGCACACTGCCGTGCAGAACGCGACGCAGGCCGCCGACGCCCGCTTCCGCGGATGCAAAACCGTCGTCTTCGATCCGTTCCAGAGCGCCCAAGCCTCCAAGGCACACGAGTGGGTGCCCATCCGCGCCGGCACGGACGGCGCGCTGGCCCTTGGCCTGATCAACTCCCTTCTCAACGAACACGGCATCTACGACGCCGAGTACCTGATGTACAAGACGAACGCACCCTACCTGATACGGCCCTCGGACGGGCGCTACATGCGCGACCGGGAGACCGACAAGCCCCTGGTCTGGGACCGGGTCGACGACCGCCCCAAGGTCCACGACGACGAGTGCGTGACCCGGGTCGAGTACGAGGACGAGGCCCTCGAGGTGGCGCTCACCGGCACTTTCCGGGTCGACGGCGCGGACTGCCGCCCCGCGTTCGACCTGTTGAAGGAGCACGTCCGGAAATACACGCCGGAGTACGTCGAGAAGATAACCTGGGTGCCGGCGGCCACCGTCAGCCGCATCGCCAGGGAGTTCGGCGAGGCGGCGGAGATCGGCTCGAGCGTCACGATCGAGACGGCCGAGGGACCGAAGAGGATCCCGAAGCGGCCGGCGGCCACGCACTTCTTCCGGGGCTCGCAGGGACACGTCAACTCGGGCTGGACCTGTCTGTCCATCGACATGGTCAACCATATCGTCGGTGCGGCGGACACGTACGGCTCGGCCATGGGCCTGGGGGCCGCCGTCTGCAGCGGCTACGACCCAACCGGCAAGCCGAAGCAGATTCCGTACCCGTGTGACGACGGCATGATGATCTGTGGGGCCTGGGTGTACGACCACCTGCCCTATCCTCTGCACGAGCCCAAGCCGCCCCAGCGCTTGGACCTGCACGACATGTACCCGACGTCGATTTACAATGCCATCACCATCATGAGCCCGAAGTGGTTTGATCTCCTGGAGCAATTCAAGGTCCCCTACCGCCCGAAGCTCATGATCAACTTCGGGTCGAACTCGGTAATGACGATGGGGAACGCCGAGATTGTGACCGAGAACTTCCTCAAGAAGTTCGAGTTTGTCTTCTCCTTCCAGCTCTACGTCACGGAGTTCGAGGAGGCGGTGGCCGACATCGTGTTGCCGGATGCCTGCTACCTCGAGCGTCACACACCGGCGGTAAGCTTCCCCTCGACGTTCTCCCACCCACAGGGTGAGGACGACTGGGGGTGGACCATCCGTCAGCCCGTTGTGGACCCGCTCTTCGAGAGGCGGGACTTCAACG